In Morganella morganii, the following are encoded in one genomic region:
- the ribD gene encoding bifunctional diaminohydroxyphosphoribosylaminopyrimidine deaminase/5-amino-6-(5-phosphoribosylamino)uracil reductase RibD has product MHSDEFYMARALELAALGRFTTAPNPNVGCVIVRDGEIVGEGYHQRAGEPHAEVHALRMAGDKARGATAYVTLEPCSHHGRTPPCAEALINAGVSRVVAAMQDPNPQVAGRGLFKLREAGIEVSHGVLMQEAEALNKGFFKRMRTGFPYIQLKMAASIDGKTALANGESQWITSKAARQDVQQFRAQAGAILSTSATVLADDPGLTVRHADFPASLQQSYPETDIRQPVRIITDSRQRVTAQHRVTQLPGSCWLARTASQPDNWQGNVEEMILPENGCGVDLVLLMMQLGKRNINHIWTECGSHMAGALLKAGLADEIVLYLAPKILGSDAQDLFTLPPLAHLRDAPQLRIDDCTMVGPDLRLRLTPVY; this is encoded by the coding sequence ATGCATTCTGATGAATTTTATATGGCCCGCGCCCTTGAACTGGCGGCGCTGGGTCGTTTTACCACAGCGCCGAACCCGAATGTCGGCTGTGTGATTGTCCGTGACGGCGAAATCGTTGGTGAAGGTTACCATCAGCGTGCCGGTGAACCGCATGCGGAAGTGCATGCGCTGCGTATGGCCGGTGATAAAGCACGCGGTGCCACCGCGTATGTCACACTGGAGCCGTGCAGTCATCACGGCCGTACACCGCCGTGTGCCGAAGCGCTGATAAATGCCGGCGTCAGCCGGGTGGTGGCCGCTATGCAGGATCCGAATCCGCAGGTGGCCGGGCGCGGTCTGTTTAAACTGCGCGAAGCGGGTATTGAAGTCAGTCACGGCGTACTGATGCAGGAAGCGGAAGCCCTGAATAAGGGCTTCTTTAAGCGGATGCGTACCGGTTTCCCGTATATTCAGCTGAAAATGGCTGCGTCGATCGACGGCAAAACCGCATTAGCCAACGGCGAAAGCCAGTGGATCACCTCAAAAGCCGCGCGGCAGGATGTGCAGCAGTTCCGTGCACAGGCCGGGGCGATTTTATCCACCAGTGCCACGGTTCTGGCAGATGATCCGGGCCTGACTGTCCGCCATGCGGATTTCCCGGCATCGCTGCAGCAGAGCTATCCGGAGACGGATATCCGTCAGCCGGTGCGGATTATCACAGACAGCCGTCAGCGGGTGACCGCTCAGCACCGCGTCACACAATTGCCGGGCAGTTGCTGGCTGGCGCGGACCGCTTCTCAGCCGGATAACTGGCAGGGCAACGTTGAGGAAATGATCCTGCCGGAGAACGGCTGTGGTGTTGATTTGGTTCTGCTGATGATGCAGCTCGGCAAACGCAATATTAATCATATCTGGACAGAGTGCGGCTCACATATGGCGGGCGCACTGCTGAAAGCCGGACTGGCGGATGAAATCGTGCTTTATCTGGCACCGAAGATTCTGGGCAGTGATGCGCAGGATCTCTTTACACTGCCGCCGCTTGCGCATCTGCGTGATGCGCCGCAGTTGCGGATCGACGACTGCACGATGGTCGGGCCGGATCTCCGCCTGCGGCTGACCCCGGTTTATTAA
- the ribH gene encoding 6,7-dimethyl-8-ribityllumazine synthase has translation MNVIKGVVSAPGARIAIAIARFNNFINDSLLDGAVDALERIGQVSSENITTVWVPGAYELPLAVKTLADTGKYDAIIALGTVIRGGTAHFEYVSGECSSGLSAVAMNSSIPVTFGVLTTENIEQAIERAGTKAGNKGAEAAMTALEMINVIKAIKG, from the coding sequence ATGAACGTCATTAAAGGTGTTGTCAGTGCGCCGGGTGCGCGTATCGCCATCGCAATTGCCCGCTTTAACAACTTCATCAACGACAGCCTGTTAGACGGTGCGGTTGATGCGCTTGAGCGTATTGGCCAGGTCTCCTCTGAGAACATTACAACGGTCTGGGTGCCGGGTGCTTATGAACTGCCTCTGGCAGTGAAAACACTGGCTGATACCGGAAAATATGACGCTATTATTGCACTGGGTACTGTTATCCGCGGCGGCACCGCACATTTTGAATATGTGTCCGGTGAATGCAGCTCCGGGTTATCTGCCGTTGCGATGAACAGCTCGATTCCGGTTACTTTCGGGGTGCTGACCACCGAAAATATTGAACAGGCCATTGAACGTGCGGGAACCAAAGCCGGTAACAAAGGGGCGGAAGCCGCGATGACCGCGCTGGAAATGATTAATGTAATTAAAGCCATCAAAGGCTGA
- the nusB gene encoding transcription antitermination factor NusB translates to MKPAARRRARECAVQALYSWQLSGNNIADVESEFLSEQDVKDVDVAYFRELFFGAATNAVRLDALMAPYLSRQLEELGQVEKAVLRLAMYELSYREDVPYKVVINEAIELAKVFGAEESHKFVNGVLDKAAPNARRK, encoded by the coding sequence GTGAAACCTGCAGCTCGTCGTCGTGCTCGTGAATGTGCCGTTCAGGCGCTTTATTCGTGGCAGTTATCCGGCAATAATATTGCGGATGTTGAATCAGAATTTCTGTCAGAGCAGGATGTCAAAGACGTTGATGTCGCCTATTTTCGTGAGCTGTTCTTCGGTGCGGCAACGAATGCGGTGCGCCTTGATGCACTGATGGCTCCGTACCTCTCCCGCCAGCTGGAGGAGTTAGGTCAGGTGGAAAAAGCGGTTCTGCGTCTGGCGATGTATGAATTAAGCTACCGTGAGGATGTCCCTTACAAAGTGGTTATCAACGAAGCGATTGAACTGGCAAAAGTGTTCGGCGCGGAAGAGAGCCACAAATTTGTCAATGGCGTGCTTGATAAAGCCGCGCCAAATGCCCGCAGAAAGTAA
- the thiL gene encoding thiamine-phosphate kinase: MACGEFDLIRRFFDRQHYYRRDVELGIGDDCALMTVAEKQQVAVSTDTLVSGIHFLPSVSARDLAWKSLAVNLSDLAAIGADPAWVSLALTLPSIDEAWLGEFSDSFFEQLNYYGMQLIGGDTTRGPMSLTLTVHGLVPAGRAMKRAGARNGDWIYVTGTLGDSAAGLAILLGELQPEDPAHKEYLLKRHLRPQPRILQGQALRDLASSAIDISDGLISDLGHILKASRCGARIELDNLPMSEALKACSSPEQALARALAGGEDYELCFTVPEINRGALEMALAHTGAPFCCIGQMKPESDGIRYFSKGEEVKPALSGFDHFAVKAAAE; encoded by the coding sequence ATGGCTTGTGGTGAATTTGATCTCATCCGGCGTTTTTTTGACCGGCAGCACTATTACCGCCGGGACGTTGAACTGGGTATCGGGGATGATTGCGCTCTGATGACCGTAGCGGAAAAACAGCAGGTTGCTGTCAGCACGGATACCCTGGTGTCCGGTATTCATTTTCTGCCTTCCGTTTCTGCCCGTGATCTGGCGTGGAAATCCCTTGCTGTGAATTTAAGTGATCTGGCCGCTATCGGCGCGGATCCGGCCTGGGTTTCCCTGGCGCTGACACTGCCGTCCATTGATGAAGCGTGGCTGGGTGAGTTCAGCGACAGCTTCTTTGAGCAACTGAATTATTACGGTATGCAGTTAATCGGCGGCGATACCACACGCGGCCCGATGAGCCTGACATTGACGGTTCATGGTCTGGTCCCGGCCGGGCGGGCGATGAAACGCGCCGGTGCCCGTAACGGCGACTGGATCTATGTCACCGGCACACTGGGTGACAGTGCCGCCGGACTGGCGATTTTACTGGGTGAGCTGCAGCCCGAAGACCCGGCACACAAAGAATATCTGCTGAAACGCCATCTGCGTCCGCAGCCGCGTATCCTGCAGGGACAGGCGCTGCGCGATCTCGCATCCTCTGCGATAGATATCTCTGACGGGCTGATTTCCGATCTCGGCCATATCCTGAAAGCCAGCCGCTGCGGTGCCAGGATTGAACTGGATAACTTACCGATGTCTGAGGCACTGAAAGCCTGTTCATCACCGGAGCAGGCTCTCGCCCGTGCACTGGCGGGCGGTGAGGATTATGAACTGTGCTTTACCGTTCCGGAAATCAATCGTGGCGCACTGGAAATGGCACTGGCACACACCGGCGCACCTTTCTGCTGTATCGGGCAGATGAAACCGGAGAGTGACGGCATCCGCTATTTCAGTAAAGGTGAGGAAGTAAAACCGGCCCTGAGCGGGTTTGACCACTTTGCGGTGAAAGCGGCTGCGGAGTAA
- the dxs gene encoding 1-deoxy-D-xylulose-5-phosphate synthase has product MSIDIAKYPTLALVETPDDLRLLPKESLPKLCDELRQYLLNSVSRSSGHFASGLGTIELTVALHYVYQTPFDNLIWDVGHQAYPHKILTGRRDRIDTIRHKNGLHAFPWREESEYDVLSVGHSSTSISAGVGMAVAAAREGRNRKTVCVIGDGAITAGMAFEAMNHGGDIKSDMLVILNDNEMSISENVGALNNHLAQLLSGKLYTTLREGGKKVFSGLPPIKDLLKKTEEHIKGMVVPSTFFEELGFNYIGPVDGHDVLALIQTLKNMRDLKGPQFLHIMTKKGRGYEPAEKDPISWHAVPQFDPSTGTLPKSKSSKPTFSKIFGDWLCEEAEHDPKLMAITPAMREGSGMVRFSKSFPDQYFDVAIAEQHSVTFAAGLAIGGYKPVVAIYSSFLQRAYDQVIHDVAIQKLPVLFAIDRAGIVGNDGPTHQGAFDLSFLRILPNMVIMTPSDENECRQMLHTGYHYGKGPVAVRYPRGGGCGATLQPLTQIEIGKGVVRREGEKTAILVFGTLLEEVLKAAENLNATVVDMRFVKPLDEALILEMAASHDTLVTVEENAVMGGAGSSVNEFLMAQRKPVPVLNIGLPDSYVPQGDQEEIRSDMGLDAEHIQKSIEAYLAKA; this is encoded by the coding sequence ATGAGTATTGATATCGCTAAATATCCGACTTTGGCACTCGTTGAGACGCCTGATGATTTGCGTCTGTTACCGAAAGAGAGTTTACCGAAACTCTGCGATGAACTGCGGCAATATCTGTTAAACAGCGTCAGCCGTTCCAGCGGGCATTTTGCCTCCGGTCTCGGCACGATTGAACTGACCGTGGCACTCCATTATGTCTATCAGACTCCGTTTGATAACCTGATCTGGGATGTCGGCCACCAGGCCTATCCGCACAAGATCCTGACCGGGCGCCGTGACCGCATTGACACCATCCGCCATAAAAACGGGCTGCATGCTTTCCCGTGGCGTGAAGAGAGTGAATATGATGTTCTGAGTGTTGGTCACTCCTCCACCTCCATCAGTGCCGGTGTCGGGATGGCGGTTGCCGCTGCCCGTGAGGGACGCAACCGCAAAACCGTCTGTGTGATCGGCGACGGCGCGATCACCGCCGGTATGGCCTTTGAGGCAATGAACCACGGCGGGGATATCAAATCCGACATGCTGGTGATCCTCAACGACAACGAGATGTCCATCTCCGAAAACGTCGGTGCCCTCAACAACCACCTGGCGCAGCTGCTTTCCGGCAAGCTCTACACCACACTGCGTGAAGGCGGAAAGAAAGTGTTCTCCGGCCTGCCTCCTATCAAGGATCTGCTGAAGAAAACCGAAGAACACATCAAAGGCATGGTGGTGCCGAGCACCTTCTTTGAAGAGCTGGGCTTCAATTACATCGGGCCGGTAGACGGACACGATGTACTGGCACTGATCCAGACCCTGAAAAATATGCGTGACCTGAAAGGTCCTCAGTTCCTGCATATTATGACGAAAAAAGGGCGCGGTTATGAACCGGCTGAAAAAGATCCGATCAGCTGGCACGCCGTACCGCAGTTTGATCCGTCAACCGGCACACTGCCGAAAAGTAAATCGTCCAAACCGACCTTCTCAAAAATCTTCGGTGACTGGCTGTGTGAAGAAGCAGAGCACGACCCGAAACTGATGGCGATCACCCCTGCCATGCGCGAAGGTTCCGGTATGGTACGCTTCTCCAAATCCTTCCCGGATCAGTATTTTGATGTCGCGATTGCTGAACAGCACTCCGTCACCTTTGCCGCCGGACTGGCTATCGGTGGTTACAAGCCGGTTGTTGCGATTTACTCCAGCTTCCTGCAGCGCGCCTACGATCAGGTGATCCACGATGTCGCGATCCAGAAACTGCCGGTCCTGTTTGCTATCGACCGCGCCGGGATTGTCGGCAACGACGGTCCGACACACCAGGGCGCGTTTGATCTCTCCTTCCTGCGCATCCTGCCGAACATGGTGATCATGACCCCGAGTGATGAAAACGAGTGCCGCCAGATGCTGCACACCGGTTATCACTACGGCAAAGGCCCGGTTGCGGTGCGTTATCCGCGCGGCGGCGGCTGTGGTGCCACACTCCAGCCACTGACTCAGATTGAGATCGGTAAAGGTGTTGTGCGCCGTGAAGGGGAGAAAACCGCAATTCTGGTCTTCGGTACCCTGCTGGAAGAAGTCCTGAAAGCGGCAGAAAACCTGAATGCCACCGTGGTGGATATGCGTTTTGTCAAACCGCTGGATGAAGCCCTGATCCTGGAGATGGCAGCGAGCCATGACACACTGGTGACTGTCGAGGAAAACGCCGTTATGGGCGGTGCTGGCAGCAGTGTGAATGAATTCCTGATGGCGCAGCGCAAGCCGGTGCCCGTGCTCAATATCGGCCTGCCGGACAGCTATGTGCCGCAGGGCGACCAGGAAGAGATCCGCAGCGATATGGGCCTGGATGCAGAGCATATTCAGAAGTCGATCGAAGCGTATCTGGCAAAAGCCTGA